Proteins encoded within one genomic window of Acinetobacter sp. WCHA55:
- a CDS encoding YqiA/YcfP family alpha/beta fold hydrolase yields MSRCESKILFLHGLDSSRESTKFHAIDAKQKFCIDIDYRYLNFSTVASFYDDIIEKIKPEIIVGHCIGAYWALKMSLLHQIPCVIANPRLAPDFRDDYPSINDTDLDHNVPQVAYLELGDELIDMYAAQEILENYMLIQAVEGGHHRLLKPENINQLIEHLEQQYLYK; encoded by the coding sequence ATGAGCAGATGCGAATCTAAAATTTTGTTTTTGCATGGATTAGACTCCTCGCGCGAGTCCACTAAATTCCATGCCATTGATGCAAAGCAGAAATTTTGTATCGATATCGATTATCGCTATCTCAATTTTTCTACCGTAGCTAGTTTCTACGACGATATTATTGAAAAAATAAAACCTGAGATTATTGTTGGGCATTGTATTGGTGCGTATTGGGCATTGAAAATGTCCCTGCTTCATCAAATTCCATGTGTGATAGCCAACCCACGATTAGCCCCTGACTTTCGCGATGATTACCCGAGCATTAATGATACTGACTTAGATCACAATGTACCGCAAGTGGCCTATTTGGAGCTGGGAGATGAATTAATCGATATGTATGCAGCACAGGAAATTTTAGAAAATTATATGTTGATTCAAGCAGTTGAAGGTGGACATCACCGACTACTTAAACCAGAAAATATTAATCAACTGATTGAACATCTAGAACAACAATATTTGTATAAATAA
- a CDS encoding adenine phosphoribosyltransferase: protein MNNLSTTLWSHIRTVQDFPKPGICFFDLTPLFMSNIEPLTDALIASIPEEQLAEVDSFVAVEARGFVLASLLAQRLGKGLLLVRKAGKLPPPVVGVGYSLEYGLDRLEMAANTPSQKVIIVDDVLATGGTLKAVKQLVAKCNHEVLGASIFLDLPDLHTDLGLTIWSVLDDKSKPESVAA, encoded by the coding sequence ATGAACAACTTGTCTACAACGTTGTGGTCGCACATTCGTACGGTCCAAGATTTTCCAAAACCTGGGATTTGCTTCTTCGATTTAACGCCATTGTTTATGAGCAATATTGAGCCTTTAACCGATGCGTTAATTGCAAGTATTCCTGAGGAGCAGTTAGCGGAAGTAGACAGTTTTGTTGCTGTAGAAGCGCGTGGCTTTGTACTTGCAAGCTTGCTTGCACAACGTTTGGGCAAAGGTTTATTGCTGGTACGCAAAGCAGGCAAGCTGCCACCACCAGTCGTGGGTGTGGGTTATAGTTTGGAATACGGTTTAGACCGTTTAGAAATGGCAGCCAATACGCCATCGCAAAAAGTGATTATTGTGGATGATGTTTTAGCGACAGGCGGTACTTTAAAAGCCGTTAAACAGCTGGTGGCAAAATGTAATCATGAAGTACTCGGTGCTAGTATTTTTCTTGATTTGCCTGATTTGCATACTGACTTAGGTTTAACGATTTGGTCAGTGTTAGATGACAAATCGAAACCAGAATCTGTTGCGGCATAA